Within the Telopea speciosissima isolate NSW1024214 ecotype Mountain lineage chromosome 4, Tspe_v1, whole genome shotgun sequence genome, the region CAACAAAAATGTTTTGCATGTATAGATCCACAGAAgttgtgagaaaaaaaaatacaagaacacTGAATCAATACTGAAAGTGAATTCACTCACTGAGATAGCAGAAAAGAACCATAAGGCATTGACATATAACAGTCATGgcaattcaatcaaatatttttGTATCTACAAAGCTAGATAAGGAACATAATATAGCCGAACAGTTTAAAGACAGGCAAGGAACAAAAAGAGTAAAAGATGAACTTGCAATTTTTCACTTAACCATAAGAAAATTTAGAATGCCCCCAGCGAATCTTTCTTCCCCAAGACAGCTTCCCATACCATCGGTAAGAAAGGtcccttcttctccaaatgCTCTCTAACAGCCTTCTCATCAACAAAGAACCCTTTCTCCCTTAACCTCCCAATAACGTTCGTGGCTTCTTCCAGTCCCTTTCCCTTACAAATCCCATCAACCAAGCCCACAAAGGTTGCCACATTTGGGAAATAACCAGCCTCCAACATCTCCACACAGAACTCGACAGCATCCTCCAACCTCCTCCCTTTACATAAACCCTGAACCAAGACACCGTAACTGAATGGGTTTGGAGAAACACCTTTATTCTGCATCTTTCTGAAAATCCTCTTAGCATCATCAAACTTATGGGCCTTGCAGAACCCCTCGACCACAGCCGTGTAAGTTACAACTTCTGGGATGTTACGTTTCTCACGCATCAACCCAAAGAGCTTCCTGGATTCTTCTACTAGCCCATCCTTGCAGAGGCCGTCAAGCATGGCCACAGCGTTTGGCATGAGACCAGTTCCcttcattttcttaaaaatcTCATCAGCATCTTCTGGTTGTTCGTCGGATGCTGCTTTGTCTTCAGTCACGTCAGAGGTTACGCTGGTAGCATTTTGGTGCggtttttccctcttctcttcgcTAATGGTGAACTGAACAGGAGAATTTTCATTGGATTGGTTCATCTTTTTGTCATTATCTAGGTTGCTGCCAAAGTTGAGTTTGTGGGTGAAAGGATCAGTATAGGACCTCTCATCTCTGTGTCCTCCTGTCAATGGTCTATTGTAAATTGGCTCTGGAggattttgggggttttggttCCTTGTTTCGTCCTCATCGAAGCCAGACTCGAATTTTTGGAGGAGAAGATCTGGTGCATCGTTTATTCTTTCTCCTCTCATGGGTTCATCACGAATCGTGCTAAAATGTTGAAATAAAGGTATGGCTGAATGGTTGATCGAAACCTTTTCACAACTATGGGGGAGAGGTTTGAACAGATTGGAGAAAATGAGCCTAGAAACCTTACCTGCTGACATGACTGAGGTGCTTCTGGGTAGCTTCTGCTCTACTTCTTCCGCAGAGGAAGATCGAGTGTGAGAGTAGTGCGagtagtgagagagagataacaagggtttagggttttcagcTTTTGGGTAAATTGAGTTGAGGACAATAAAGCAATATCGTTGCAGTTAGGGGTATTTTCGACATTAGGTGAAATTAAGAAGGTAACAACTCTTAGGGGCGTCAGGCCCTTTGTATGGTCTCTGGTCTCTCTGCTTCGGTGCTCCTCTTCAATCGGATAAGGCTAATGTTCAAACTTCAAAACTGTTTCTCCATCGCTACGGCAAGTGCTGAAGGTTGCTCAAGTTCTGCAATGCTTTGAAGCTTCGCCTGAACTCTCTCATCCCAAAAAGGTGAGCATACCCTTGAGGAACTAAGAAACTTCTCCgtattcttttattaatttaaactGATGAGGAATTCGAACTTCAAACCAGGTTTTACCTGACGATAGCATTTAATTAGCCTGTAAACTTAAATAAACagaaatattttcaatttttatctGAAAATTTAGCCCTTTGAGCCTTCTCCATTACTTTCTCCTTTACTGTCTCTCATGACTTGCGAATATCCAATATTCTAAAGGTTAACAAACAGGGGTTTATATCGTTGGTAGATGATAAACCATCTTCATTAACTTTCAGTAGATTGCAGGCCCTTTGTACTGGATTCAGAAAACAAATTTCAGATAAGAAGATACCAGTTCCGTGAAAATGTTTTGTTTGGCTTCTTTTTCCCGTCAATGTGGATTTGATGTATTCTAATGGCACCAGCCAATGCTTGCTTAGAATTTATAACTTCTCCATTTCGGCGTCTTGGAAACTTCTTGTTCATCTTaaactaaggctatgtttgatATGCTTTCGCATTCTCAGAACCCAGAAAGCATTCTTAACTGAGAATGAGAATATTATTTGGTTAAAATGCATACTTGATTTTAGAATGCTTAAGCATTTGATCGAACATCTCATAGGaagattttgttttgatttgaatATGCTTGCATCATTGTGGATTGTTCTGGTCTTCTACATTTGAGTCAGAAATTTAAAAGATCCAAATTTCAAGGAGCACTTACAAGGATCTCCATGAGAATGAATGATGCACATTCTCAACCCCATTCATAACGGAAACATATCCCAAACAACATTTTGTACCTCCAAAACGCATTATAGTAGTCCTAGAATACATTCTGAGAACacataccaaatgcagccttagTAATAATTAACCGCCAGAACGTAATTGCTAGAAACTGGTTTCAAGAAGCAAAATTGATCCTAGTTTGGAACCATGAaagattttccattttttttggtttgaccCATCTTACATCacattcttcctttttttttttttcttttttcattcacttaTTCTACTTGCATGTGCATATACTTTCATGATTTATTTCACTTCGCCTTTTTGAAGGCTTAGTCATTCAATCTTCCAGAGTTCTTGCTTTTAGTCACTTCCAATTATAAAAAAACGCCTATTTAAGGGACATTACACTTGTCTTCGATTTTCCTatcagaaggaaaaagaaagccGATGTatgctttcttttctcttttaattcCTATCAGTTGAGTCTCCAACGACATTATTCTGCTCAAACTGTCTTCTCAGGAAACATGGAAATCAGCAGCAGTCAAAGGGACAGCATTGTGGGTTTCTTCAGGGAAAGAGGCTTTGATGATAAAAACATCCATGAACTGTTCAAAAGATGCAGGCACTTAGAGGgcatggagaaagagagagcctGTGAGAACTGGGCTTACTTGAAAAGCATTGGGATTGAAGAAAGGTGCCTTCTGTTGTTTCTAAGTGCCCCAAGATCCTCACCCTTGGCTTGAATGAGAAGCTTGTGCCAATGGTTCAGTGCCTTGCCACCCTGGGAACAAAACAGAGTGAGGTGACTTCTGCCATAACAAAGTTTCCACACTTACTCTCTGATAGTGTGGAAGAGAAGCTTTGTCCTCTACTAGCTTTCTTTCAGGCATTAGGGATTCCGGTAAAGCAAGTGGGTAAGTTGCTGCTGCTTAATCCAAGACTCATCAGCTACAGCATTGAATCAAAACTAACTCAAATTGTGGATTTTCTTTCTAGCCTCAGGATGATTGGCAAGGTTCTAGTGAAGAATCCATTTATTATGGGTTACAGTGTTGAGAAAAGGCTCCATCCTAGTACACTGTTTCTGAAGTCCATAGGTCTGACAGAGCTTGACCTCCAAAGAGTGGCAATGAATTTCCCTGAAGTTTTGTGTAGAGATGTTGAGAAGATTCTCAACCCCAATCTCACTTTTCTGAAGAGGTGTGGGTTTGGAGATGGACAGATAGCAGTTTTGGTTGCTGGGTATCCCCCTGTTTTGATCAAGAGTATTAAGAATTCTTTAGAGCCAAGAATTAAATTTTTAGTAGAAATGATGGGAAGTGGAATTGATGAAGTGGTAGATTACCCTGACTTCTTTGGACACGGTCTGAAAAAGAGACTGGAATTGAGGCAGAGGCTTTTGAAACGGAGGAACATAGATTGCAGTTTGAGTGAATTGCTGGAATGTAATCAAAAGAAGTTTGTTTTGAAGTTTGGCTTGATAGAAGGACTTAGTTGAGGTATTATGGTCAGTCCGGATTTTATTCTTTGATATTTAGCTCATTCGAAAGTGTCATGGTTCTGGTAGTTTCCTGCTTGCGAAGTGGAGTGTATTTAACCAGTTTACCTGCAATTGGTTCAGGATTCGTATATGTGACCATCGAACTGTATGTTTCCAGGGCTAGTTTTAACAACTTGTGACTTCTCTAAATATGAATTGTAGTACTAATGACAAAATCTCCAATCTTGCTTCTCTAATTCAACTTGAAAATGCCATTATTTCATGGGATTTTCTTGTTGACACTAGAGGGGTAGACAAGACTGGACCAACTAATTGAAAAAGCTTCCATGAAAGTCATAAATCAAGGTGCAAAATATCTACAAATCTCTTCAGTCTCATGGGTTATGAATTATGATGCTTTTCCAGCTGTTCTTGACAAGAAAtggattaaaagaaaaaaggataaattacacatcaccccttgaGCGCTAGAGCACCAGAACCAAGCAACGGCTAGCACACTAGAACAACAAAGACAAGGCTTGTGTTCTgccccaataaaaaaaaagcctaCCGCGATATAAACGGGCTAACGCCCATGCAACCAAACAACGGCTAAGAAGATACATGGGTTTATGATAGCAAGAACAAGAAGAGACGTTGGGTTACTCTCAGAGTGCTTACCCCTAATAGGGATAGGCACAAGACTCAAGTCTCTACCTGCGCCAGCCCGCCCCCTTTAGTGATAGTGATAAAGAGCACACACACACCTCCCCTGACCCACCAATCATTATCTCA harbors:
- the LOC122658222 gene encoding pentatricopeptide repeat-containing protein At4g38150 yields the protein MRGERINDAPDLLLQKFESGFDEDETRNQNPQNPPEPIYNRPLTGGHRDERSYTDPFTHKLNFGSNLDNDKKMNQSNENSPVQFTISEEKREKPHQNATSVTSDVTEDKAASDEQPEDADEIFKKMKGTGLMPNAVAMLDGLCKDGLVEESRKLFGLMREKRNIPEVVTYTAVVEGFCKAHKFDDAKRIFRKMQNKGVSPNPFSYGVLVQGLCKGRRLEDAVEFCVEMLEAGYFPNVATFVGLVDGICKGKGLEEATNVIGRLREKGFFVDEKAVREHLEKKGPFLPMVWEAVLGKKDSLGAF